The Muricauda sp. SCSIO 65647 genome includes a region encoding these proteins:
- a CDS encoding DUF1080 domain-containing protein: MKYRKKLSTVVTGCFLFLAFSTTIAQKQHPLEGRWDLEIEFEGKTVPSWLEVRHSGHATLVGRFLALTGSARPVSEVKINGDKFSFSVPRQWEPEGSDLAIEGVLADETISGTLTYVDGNTYPFTGTPAPDLPYNYRPIWSEPIELFDKKDLTNWHTDGENINWVVEEGILKSTKKGANLISDQKFTDFKLETEFRYPEGSNSGIYLRGRYEVQIADNKGLEPMDIYFGGIYGFLEPNENAARDAGEWQNYEITLIGRRVTVIANGKVVINDQTIPGITGGALDSKEGEAGPFMIQGDHGAIEFRSFVITPIYSEE, translated from the coding sequence ATGAAGTATCGCAAAAAACTTTCCACGGTAGTCACCGGTTGTTTCCTTTTTTTAGCCTTTAGTACCACAATTGCCCAAAAACAGCATCCTCTAGAAGGCCGTTGGGATCTTGAAATAGAATTTGAGGGCAAGACCGTCCCTTCTTGGTTAGAGGTAAGGCATTCAGGGCATGCGACGTTGGTCGGACGTTTTTTGGCACTCACTGGCAGTGCCCGACCTGTGTCTGAAGTCAAAATCAATGGTGACAAATTCAGTTTTTCCGTTCCCAGACAATGGGAGCCAGAGGGGAGCGATCTGGCAATCGAAGGTGTTTTGGCAGATGAAACCATCAGTGGCACCCTGACCTATGTAGATGGCAACACCTACCCCTTCACAGGAACACCGGCACCTGATCTTCCATACAACTACCGGCCGATATGGTCCGAACCCATTGAGCTCTTCGATAAAAAAGATTTGACCAACTGGCATACCGATGGTGAGAACATCAATTGGGTGGTCGAAGAGGGTATCTTGAAAAGTACCAAAAAAGGGGCCAATCTTATCAGTGATCAAAAATTTACGGATTTCAAATTGGAGACCGAGTTCAGATACCCCGAGGGAAGTAACAGTGGCATCTATTTACGCGGCCGTTATGAGGTTCAGATAGCGGACAACAAAGGCCTTGAGCCCATGGATATTTATTTTGGGGGAATCTACGGCTTTCTAGAACCCAATGAAAATGCAGCAAGGGATGCCGGTGAATGGCAGAATTATGAAATCACGTTGATCGGGCGTCGAGTGACCGTTATCGCCAATGGAAAGGTGGTCATAAACGACCAAACCATACCCGGCATCACAGGAGGCGCACTAGATAGCAAAGAAGGTGAAGCTGGACCTTTTATGATACAAGGGGATCATGGGGCCATTGAATTTAGATCATTTGTGATCACCCCAATATATTCTGAAGAATAG
- a CDS encoding (2Fe-2S)-binding protein, which yields MPTYQIKVNSELMTVDVAADTPVLWVLRDHLDLVGTKYGCGVGLCGSCTIHVDGAAMRSCSLTMEQLEGKSVTTIEGLSEDGSHPVQIAWKEVDVPQCGYCQAGQIMTASAFLEDNPNPTEDEIKSAMNGNICRCAAYNRIYRAVEKAAENMG from the coding sequence ATGCCAACGTATCAAATCAAGGTCAACAGCGAACTAATGACTGTTGACGTAGCTGCTGATACCCCAGTGCTCTGGGTATTGCGCGATCATTTAGACTTGGTGGGGACCAAATATGGCTGTGGGGTCGGTCTATGTGGGTCTTGTACCATACATGTCGACGGTGCGGCCATGCGAAGCTGCTCCTTGACCATGGAACAACTTGAGGGAAAATCAGTGACCACTATTGAAGGACTTTCTGAAGATGGAAGCCATCCGGTACAAATTGCTTGGAAAGAGGTCGATGTGCCGCAATGCGGCTATTGTCAAGCGGGCCAGATCATGACCGCTTCCGCTTTTCTCGAAGACAATCCGAATCCCACGGAAGATGAAATCAAGAGTGCCATGAATGGCAATATCTGTCGTTGCGCTGCTTACAATAGAATCTACAGGGCCGTCGAAAAGGCTGCTGAAAACATGGGCTAA
- a CDS encoding DUF1059 domain-containing protein: protein MTCKQLGGACDMAFHAETFEEIAELSKKHGMEMFQKADAAHLKAMEEMQVLMKSPEAMASWMESKRMEFEALPESQ, encoded by the coding sequence ATGACCTGTAAACAGCTCGGCGGTGCCTGTGATATGGCATTTCATGCCGAGACTTTTGAAGAAATTGCCGAATTGAGCAAGAAGCACGGTATGGAGATGTTTCAGAAGGCTGATGCAGCACATTTAAAAGCGATGGAAGAGATGCAAGTACTTATGAAATCTCCAGAAGCGATGGCTTCATGGATGGAAAGCAAGAGGATGGAATTTGAAGCATTACCGGAAAGCCAATGA
- a CDS encoding vWA domain-containing protein: MKVFSKVFPYALTILFLVSCGNADDDVSFDFNDSELGKGKEPDDCLGFGENDLLLSIQEQFTTLPSKVSILFKVSDKQGNPISGLTADQFTIYEQGRNDDCFNTISSSESLARISPNSQIFSNNTLLVLDLSNSVLESSLEELKAASTSFINNVMPSPETESFKMAIYWFDGEDELHLLNELTPSATELTAAIEGITEDISTDPSTDLYGAVIKATDIAEDLIRENSQNAIIGAASVVIFTDGTDQASRFTEERALSAVNGANGNVSFFTIGLGSEIDTQILTDIGKTASVFANNKEELEATFNQISQRVSEQANSFYLFEYCTPKRDGSGDNNLVIQLTDGSLQGAVQTEFNADGFTGGCE, encoded by the coding sequence ATGAAAGTCTTTTCAAAAGTATTCCCCTACGCTTTGACCATTCTATTTCTTGTTTCCTGTGGAAATGCCGATGATGATGTAAGCTTTGATTTCAACGACAGTGAACTCGGCAAAGGCAAGGAACCCGATGATTGTCTGGGCTTTGGCGAAAATGATCTGCTCCTATCCATACAAGAACAATTTACCACCCTACCCAGCAAGGTGTCCATTCTGTTCAAGGTATCTGACAAACAGGGCAATCCGATTTCAGGGTTGACCGCCGATCAATTCACCATTTATGAACAAGGCCGAAACGATGATTGTTTCAATACCATCTCATCTTCTGAGTCTTTGGCCCGGATCTCGCCCAACTCACAAATATTCAGCAACAATACGCTGTTGGTGTTGGATTTGAGCAACTCGGTCTTGGAAAGTAGTTTGGAGGAGCTCAAGGCAGCTTCGACCAGCTTCATCAACAATGTAATGCCCTCACCAGAAACCGAATCTTTCAAGATGGCCATTTATTGGTTCGATGGTGAAGACGAACTGCATTTGCTCAATGAGCTGACCCCATCTGCCACTGAATTGACAGCGGCCATTGAAGGCATTACCGAAGATATCAGTACGGATCCATCAACCGATTTATATGGGGCCGTCATTAAAGCAACCGATATCGCTGAAGATCTGATTCGGGAAAACAGCCAAAACGCGATCATCGGTGCGGCATCGGTAGTGATTTTTACAGATGGTACCGATCAAGCTTCACGCTTTACCGAAGAGCGCGCCCTTAGCGCAGTGAATGGGGCCAACGGCAACGTTTCATTTTTCACCATTGGTCTTGGTTCGGAAATCGATACACAAATTCTGACAGATATCGGCAAGACCGCCAGTGTGTTTGCCAATAACAAAGAAGAATTGGAAGCTACGTTCAACCAAATATCACAAAGGGTATCTGAGCAGGCCAACAGTTTCTATCTTTTTGAATATTGCACACCGAAACGCGATGGCAGCGGTGATAACAATCTGGTCATTCAATTGACCGATGGCAGTCTGCAAGGTGCGGTACAGACCGAGTTCAATGCCGATGGATTCACGGGCGGATGTGAATAA